One genomic region from Xenopus laevis strain J_2021 chromosome 2L, Xenopus_laevis_v10.1, whole genome shotgun sequence encodes:
- the sp7.L gene encoding transcription factor Sp7 isoform X1 translates to MLTAACNKFGGSSPIRDSTASAKSGVKKPYSQVNDFTASKLMGDGYSSTYLGGSNIMTSCGTPPASSNYGGEFGSFAHSFPSSSGCQEPKSLSQAECVPGVYTSLDMGHPYGSWYKTGIHHPSLSSSPPGSGGSWWDMHPNTNWLGNQSQTDGLAASMPPVTSPVGMSTQYSAEYTTLTPATYPSVGFPSISPSSSPSPSSHLLSPSQHTLAPEMYKPKLLAANPLLESPGSLKAQRGTSYGNSGRPTCDCPNCQELERLGASAAGLKRKPVHSCHIPGCGKVYGKASHLKAHLRWHTGERPFVCNWLFCGKRFTRSDELERHVRTHTREKKFTCPLCAKRFTRSDHLSKHQRSHVDQPAAKDDGVQGDGGAVGESCGEKGIVLSESSPAGGTQERASGSPGQGGLLEI, encoded by the coding sequence GAAGCCATACAGCCAAGTCAATGACTTCACTGCCTCAAAACTAATGGGGGATGGATATTCTTCTACATACTTAGGGGGAAGCAATATAATGACGTCATGTGGGACCCCCCCTGCATCATCAAACTACGGAGGAGAGTTTGGATCTTTCGCTCATTCCTTCCCTTCCTCTTCAGGATGCCAAGAACCCAAGAGTCTCTCACAAGCAGAGTGTGTGCCTGGCGtgtacacttcattagatatgGGACATCCATATGGCTCTTGGTACAAAACAGGCATTCATCATCCTTCTCTGTCTAGTTCACCCCCAGGCAGTGGTGGTTCATGGTGGGACATGCATCCAAATACAAACTGGCTTGGAAACCAGTCACAGACGGATGGGCTGGCAGCTTCCATGCCACCTGTAACAAGTCCAGTAGGCATGAGCACCCAATATAGTGCAGAATACACCACTCTTACCCCTGCCACATACCCCTCTGTGGGATTTCCCTCCATCTCTCCTTCATCAAGCCCATCCCCATCTTCAcacctcctgtcaccctcccagCACACATTGGCCCCAGAAATGTACAAGCCAAAGCTTTTGGCTGCTAACCCCTTGCTAGAAAGCCCAGGGTCTTTAAAGGCCCAAAGGGGAACATCATATGGGAACTCTGGCCGTCCGACATGTGACTGTCCAAACTGCCAGGAGCTGGAGAGACTAGGAGCTTCTGCTGCAGGTCTGAAGAGGAAGCCGGTGCACAGCTGTCACATCCCTGGCTGTGGAAAAGTGTATGGTAAAGCTTCACATCTCAAAGCTCACCTACGCTGGCACACAGGAGAGCGTCCTTTTGTTTGCAACTGGCTTTTCTGTGGCAAACGCTTCACGCGTAGCGATGAGCTTGAACGCCATGTGCGCACCCACACACGTGAGAAAAAGTTCACTTGCCCACTCTGTGCAAAAAGGTTCACTCGCAGTGACCACTTAAGCAAACACCAGCGCAGCCATGTTGATCAGCCAGCAGCAAAAGATGATGGAGTTCAAGGAGATGGAGGAGCAGTGGGCGAGAGCTGTGGCGAAAAAGGCATAGTATTATCCGAAAGCTCACCAGCCGGTGGTACCCAAGAAAGGGCATCTGGTAGCCCTGGCCAAGGAGGCTTGTTAGAAATATGA